The Winslowiella toletana genome includes the window CCAATTGTACCCACTGCGGGCCGCGTTTTACGCTGATCCGTGCAATGCCTTACGACCGCGCGCTGACCAGCATGGCGCAATTCAGGCTATGCCCGGCCTGCGAGCGGGAGTATTACAACCCGGCCGACCGGCGCTTTCACGCCCAGCCGATCGCCTGTCCGCACTGCGGCCCTTGCGTCAGCGCGACATTACACCATGGCGACGTTCTGGCGCAGGACGAGGCAGCAGTGGCACAGGCGGCGATGGCGATACAGGCAGGAAAAATCGTTGCCATTAAGGGGCTGGGCGGCTTCCATCTGGCCTGTGATGCCACACAGCAGGCGGCAGTGCTGCGTCTGCGTCAACGCAAACAGCGTCCGACTAAGCCGCTGGCTGTGATGCTACCGGACATCAGTTGGCTGGCGCAGTGCAGCGATATCCACGCGCAAGGCAGGCTGCGCGAGAGGCTGCAATCGCCAGCCGCACCTATTGTTCTGACTGCGAAAAATCCGCGGTCACCACTGTGTGCGGCGGTTGCACCGGAGATGGATGAAATCGGGCTGATGCTGCCGTTTACTCCGCTGCACCATTTACTGATGCAGTCCTGTCAGACCCCACTGGTAATGACCTCCGGCAATGCAAACGGCTGTGCGCCCGCACTGACCAATGAGACGGGGCGTGATCAACTTAAGGATATCGCCGACCTCTGGCTGTTGCATAATCGCGACATTGTGCAGCGCGCTGATGATTCACTGCTGCGGGTGACAGAGCATGGCAGCGAAATGCTGCGCCGGTCGCGCGGTTACGTGCCTGATGCACTCACTCTGCCCGCCGGATTTGACAGTCCGTACCCCCTGCTGGCGCTGGGCGGTGAACGCAAAAACACCTTCTGCCTGCTTCGCGGCAATCAGGCTATTCTCAGTCCGCACTTTGGCTCCCTCACCCGCAGCGATATTGCCAGCCAGCAGCAACAGGCCATTGCACATTTTCAGCAGCTCTATGACTGTACACCGGAGATAACGGTCTGTGATGCGCATCCTGACGCCGTCAGCTACTGTCAGGCGCAACGCCCGACAATCAACAGGATGGCGGTGTTTCACCATCATGCGCATCTCGCCGCCTGTCTGGCAGAACATAGCTGGCCGCTGGACGGCGGGAGAGTGGTCGGACTGGCACTGGATGGACTCGGCTATGGTGAGGATGGGGCGTTATGGGGCGGGGAGTGTTTGCTGGTGGATTACCTGCACTGTGAGCATGCAGGCGGGCTCCCTGCCGTCGCCTTGCCGGGCGGTGACTGTGCCGCACGGCAACCCTGGCGTAACTTACTGGCGCACTGGCAGGCGTTTGTGCCGGACTGGCAGAAACGCTCTGAAGCGGACACCGTGTTATCACATCCGTGGTTGCCACTTTCAAAGGCGATTAGCGCCGGAATCAATGCGCTACGGGCCTCGTCCTGCGGGCGCTTATTTGATGCCGTCGCCGCGGCCCTTCATTGCGCACCCGCAAGTCTGAGCTGGGAAGGCGAAGCCGCCTGTCGTCTGGAGACGCTGGCGCGCAGCGCGCAGGGTGCGTTGCATCCGGTCACCCTGCCTTTGCTCCACACCGGTAAGCAAATCCTGTTAGATCTCGCGACGTTCTGGCGGCAATGGCTTAACTGGCAGGCCGCACCCGCCGAGCGGGCGTTTGCCTTTCATGACGCGCTGGCGCAGGGCTTTGCCGGCCTCGCCCGTCATCAGGCGCGAATCCACGGCGTCACCACCGTCGCGCTGGGCGGTGGCGTACTGCACAACCGGCTACTGCGACAGCTTCTGCCTCACTATTTAGCCCCTTTTCAGGTCCTGATGCCCCAACAGGTGCCGGCTGGCGATGGCGGGCTGGCGCTCGGCCAGGCGGTTATCGCCTGTGCCCGCCTTCAGCATCCTGGCTTTTCATTAACGCATAAGGATTATCATGATAAACCGTGATTTTTTTCACACTCACCGCCGTGCCGGCTGGCTGTTATGCGGATTGATCGCAGCTAATTTAGCGGCCTGGGGCTGGGCGCTGATAGTCTTCCATCACAGCGCAGCGCTGATCGCGGCCTCACTGCTGGCTTATGGCTATGGTCTGCGCCACGCTGTCGACGCCGATCACATTGCTGCTATTGATAACGTGACACGCAAATTAATGCAGCAGGGACAACGTCCGGTTGCCGTCGGCGCTTTTTTCTCACTCGGGCACTCGACCATCGTAGTACTGGCCTGTGTGGCGATTGCCGCTACCTCGCTGGTTTTTGGCGATAAAATTGGCGGATTGCATGATTATGGCCGGTCAATCGGCACGCTGATTTCGGCCCTGTTTCTGCTGCTGATGGCGCTACTGAATGCGCTGATCCTGCGCGATGTTTACCGCCGTTTCCAGCAGGTCAAACAGGGCAACACCGATGCGTCGCAGGATGCGCTGCTCGTGGTACACGGTGGCGTAATGAGCAGGCTTTTTCATTTCGCATTTAATCTGGTCAACAGAAGCTGGCAGATGTATCTGGTCGGCTTTTTGTTCGGGCTGGGTTTTGATACCGCCACCGAAATCAGCCTGCTGGGCCTGTCTGCAGCGGGTGCTTCTTCTGGTATGTCAGTGTGGAGCATTCTGGTGTTCCCGGTCCTGTTTGCCTGCGGCATGGCGCTGGTCGATTCGCTGGATAATTTTGTTATGGTCGGCGCGTACGGCTGGGCATTTGATAAACCGGTGCGTAAGCTCTATTACAACATCATGATTACCGCCACCAGTGTGGTCATCGCCCTGTTTATCGGCGGCCTGGAAGCGCTCGGGCTGATAGCGGATAAGCTGGATATGCACGGCGGGCTGTGGACGCAGATTGGTCAGCTTAACGACAATATGGGCAGTGTGGGCTACGTGGCTGTGGGGATTTTTGTAATTTTCTGGGGCATCTCGGTGCTGAATTATCGCCGCAAAGGCTATGACCATCTGGTGATGAAATCTGGCCGGGCTTAAGCGTCATTCAGCAAAGTACATTGCTGAGGAGGCTGATACTCATAGGAATGAATCTGACAAGACGGGCTAAAGCAGGCATGCCGTTTTCAATGGAACAACCCTTCTTGCACTCTCACATTCGCACGCTTCGGATAACCAGACAGACATCAAAAGGATTTTTATCCTCAAATCACCGGTCAGATGTAGCAAGCGCGCTCCGGCCATTTAATGAGCAGGAATAGACTCGCGGCCTCCTCACAGTACTTTTATCATGTCAAAGCGGTTGCTGCCCGCTCATTAGAACTGTTGTGTAGCGCCTTATCAGCAGCTTCCCCTCCATGTACCCGGAGCAGCCCGGGTGCCCGCGGTGAAAGGCCCGGATGCAGTTGTCCGGGTTCGCCCTGAGCACCTGCAGTATTGCTTCACGTTCCATTCTTCACTCCCTTGCGTCAGACATCCACTGTAGTCAGTAAACGCCGTTATTCCGGTCAGCTGAAGAGAGCAGCTGCTGTACTGATTTTATCTATGCTTCTGTTAACTGATGCTTTTCTGCCGTCAGTGCATAAAGGCCGGACGGCCCTTCACTGGTCATCTGCCATCCACAGCGGTTAAACAGCGTTTCCAGCCCCTTCACGCGCCCGGTCAGGCGCGCCATCAGCGGGCTGACCTGCCAGCCGTTGTCGTCAAACGCCGCGTCCAGGCTGGTCCGGGACACGTAAATGCCGTTGACGTCAGGGTTCAGGGCAGCGGCATGGCGTCCTGCCCACTCCCGGTCGCTGAGCAGCCGGTATGCCCAGTGCATGTCCTTCGCGGTTTCCAACGCATACGTCAGCCGGAACAGGTCGTTCTGTTCAGACAGCGCACCGGTGCAGGAGCGCCAGAGGTAGTCCAGCTTGCCGGCAAGCTTTGCGCCCACGCCATACTGGCGCCCCTGTTTCAGCAGCCATTCGATGTCGGGCGTTACCTCACGGGGAAAGCGGCGCTGCTTCAGGGCAGTCGCCAGCCAGCGGGTCAGAAAGAGATTTTCCTGAGCGGCAGAACATACAGCGCCGTCCTGGCGGGCCAGCTCAAGCGCCACCAGGGCGCACCATGCCAGGTGGCCCGATTTTTCTGTCAGCGTCACTGCGTGTCCTTCTCCTCTCTGTTCCTGTTTATACATGCATCATTCTGGCATATTTTAACCGTAAAGAAGGCAGCCAGTCATATTAAACAAAGCGATTGCTATAAATTTACGCAATGCCTGCCATAGTTAATCAGCTAAAGAAATGAATATACGCTCACTGTCATATATATTTATTATTCTTTTCGTTTTATCTTTATTCCAGTGGCAACGACCATCAAAAATGATTGCAGCCCCTTCAAGACTTTCAGAATCTGAAATACTGAATTTTTCGAGAATGGCATCACGCAGGCCGCCTAAAGGTATTCCAACATCCCTGCATTCAGCAGGATTAAGCCATTCAATATCATTATTCGAGTTATACAGCGTTCCCCAGTAAAACCTGAGTGCATTTTTAGTCATGGGTTCAGCATCAGGAAATTTCACAAATAAATTTTTGGCTTTATAACGGAAATGCCCAATCGTAAAAAATCGGCCAAGCGCAGCCGTCGGACGGCATGATGCGAATAAAAAGAAGGGGAAAGAGTTCTGAGAATGACAGGATCAAAAAAGGCCTCCGCGAGGAAGCCTTTTTCGAAATTTTCGCGTCCCGGCATTGGCCGGGATCGCTCACACAGTCAGAGATCCCGTCTCTGGGGAGAGATTTTCGTACAAACTGACGCTTACGTCAAGCGTAATGTCTGTGGCATCCGCTTCAGGCCGCAGTATAGTAGCAGCATAACAAGGAGTGATTATGACCATTGCCGCCATACTGGATTCAATTTCCCAGCACAGGTTTGCCACCTACAAGTCCTCGGTCTTTAACGGAGCCAGCGAGGAGGAGTGCCTCGGCATCTACCTCTGGAACAAACAGCTCGCCGGCGCGTTCCTTCCCACGCTGCAGATCATAGAGGTGTCCCTGAGAAACGCCATCTGCGCTGCAAAGAGGCGGCACGAAGAGACACTCATCGAGCAGAGTGCGCCTGCGGCCGACTGGCCCGCGCTGAAAAGCCGCATCGACGATAAGTGGTTTGTGACCGTCATGACTCAGCAGAACAACCGGGACTCCTGGCGCGCTGTTGAAGGTGCCAAAGCGCAGCTGAGAAAGGACGGCAAGCCGCCGACCACTGAAAACCTCATCGCCAAGCTGACGTTTGGCTTCTGGGTCTCAATGGTTAACCGCGACTACAGCGACGGCTATGCCAGCTATCTTCACCTCTGGCCGCACCTCATACCGGAAGTCTTCCCGAACGCACTCGATAAAAAGCAGGGCACGCCGCTTTCCGTCAACCGGATCGGAGCTGACCTGCGTGACATCAACACCCTGAGAAACCGCCTGTCTCACCACGAACCGCTCTGGCGCTCAGACAAGACATACTGCGTGGAGCAGGCTATCAATAAGGTCGTGCGGGACTATCACAAGTGTCTGGACGTCATCCGCTGGATAAACCCTTCAAACCTGAAGCTGCTCAGCATCATTGAGAACACGCAGAAGATGAACGAGCTGTGTAATCCCCATGCGCTGTGGAAAAATAAAAAGCTGCCGTCAGGGCTGCCGGACATACCGCAGACGTCAGAGGATGACTGGCTGGCCAGCACGCTGCTGGAAACCCGGCACACAGGCGGGATTATCTCGCTGGATGCCGGTAAAGGTTTTGCCATGTTACTCAGTGAAAAGGACGGGACGAAATTTATTG containing:
- a CDS encoding Abi family protein, producing MTIAAILDSISQHRFATYKSSVFNGASEEECLGIYLWNKQLAGAFLPTLQIIEVSLRNAICAAKRRHEETLIEQSAPAADWPALKSRIDDKWFVTVMTQQNNRDSWRAVEGAKAQLRKDGKPPTTENLIAKLTFGFWVSMVNRDYSDGYASYLHLWPHLIPEVFPNALDKKQGTPLSVNRIGADLRDINTLRNRLSHHEPLWRSDKTYCVEQAINKVVRDYHKCLDVIRWINPSNLKLLSIIENTQKMNELCNPHALWKNKKLPSGLPDIPQTSEDDWLASTLLETRHTGGIISLDAGKGFAMLLSEKDGTKFIAQARNFAGRLGAYAVGDRVTFEPENKTAGRHPVATAVKPA
- a CDS encoding DUF2913 family protein encodes the protein MTLTEKSGHLAWCALVALELARQDGAVCSAAQENLFLTRWLATALKQRRFPREVTPDIEWLLKQGRQYGVGAKLAGKLDYLWRSCTGALSEQNDLFRLTYALETAKDMHWAYRLLSDREWAGRHAAALNPDVNGIYVSRTSLDAAFDDNGWQVSPLMARLTGRVKGLETLFNRCGWQMTSEGPSGLYALTAEKHQLTEA
- a CDS encoding HoxN/HupN/NixA family nickel/cobalt transporter, translated to MINRDFFHTHRRAGWLLCGLIAANLAAWGWALIVFHHSAALIAASLLAYGYGLRHAVDADHIAAIDNVTRKLMQQGQRPVAVGAFFSLGHSTIVVLACVAIAATSLVFGDKIGGLHDYGRSIGTLISALFLLLMALLNALILRDVYRRFQQVKQGNTDASQDALLVVHGGVMSRLFHFAFNLVNRSWQMYLVGFLFGLGFDTATEISLLGLSAAGASSGMSVWSILVFPVLFACGMALVDSLDNFVMVGAYGWAFDKPVRKLYYNIMITATSVVIALFIGGLEALGLIADKLDMHGGLWTQIGQLNDNMGSVGYVAVGIFVIFWGISVLNYRRKGYDHLVMKSGRA
- the hypF gene encoding carbamoyltransferase HypF, which codes for MSVSGIRIRICGKVQGVGFRPFIWQLAHQLQLRGEVSNDSAGVEIRLLKPVSLDALTEQLRRDCPPLAHIDSLSVDDFVWQTAPQNFTITDSRHSRMNTQVVPDAATCPACLQDMARPTDRRFNYAFTNCTHCGPRFTLIRAMPYDRALTSMAQFRLCPACEREYYNPADRRFHAQPIACPHCGPCVSATLHHGDVLAQDEAAVAQAAMAIQAGKIVAIKGLGGFHLACDATQQAAVLRLRQRKQRPTKPLAVMLPDISWLAQCSDIHAQGRLRERLQSPAAPIVLTAKNPRSPLCAAVAPEMDEIGLMLPFTPLHHLLMQSCQTPLVMTSGNANGCAPALTNETGRDQLKDIADLWLLHNRDIVQRADDSLLRVTEHGSEMLRRSRGYVPDALTLPAGFDSPYPLLALGGERKNTFCLLRGNQAILSPHFGSLTRSDIASQQQQAIAHFQQLYDCTPEITVCDAHPDAVSYCQAQRPTINRMAVFHHHAHLAACLAEHSWPLDGGRVVGLALDGLGYGEDGALWGGECLLVDYLHCEHAGGLPAVALPGGDCAARQPWRNLLAHWQAFVPDWQKRSEADTVLSHPWLPLSKAISAGINALRASSCGRLFDAVAAALHCAPASLSWEGEAACRLETLARSAQGALHPVTLPLLHTGKQILLDLATFWRQWLNWQAAPAERAFAFHDALAQGFAGLARHQARIHGVTTVALGGGVLHNRLLRQLLPHYLAPFQVLMPQQVPAGDGGLALGQAVIACARLQHPGFSLTHKDYHDKP